One genomic region from Dermacentor variabilis isolate Ectoservices chromosome 6, ASM5094787v1, whole genome shotgun sequence encodes:
- the Rpp14a gene encoding ribonuclease P/MRP subunit p14 a isoform X2, with protein sequence MESKKAKFHTVCRTQYVYMDVSLRFEEPGEEVDATVFKFVILQALKKLYGEVGASVAVDVLKFRESDLRAYLRVSSSNVVRLWSSLTLTSCYNGRPCSFRVYKVSPSLASLSVSSSHYQHVPAAEVTADE encoded by the exons ATGGAAAGTAAGAAAGCAAAATTTCACACTGTTTGTCGTACGCAGTACGTCTACATGGATGTTTCACT CCGTTTCGAGGAGCCCGGTGAAGAAGTTGATGCGACAGTATTCAAGTTTGTGATTCTGCAAGCATTAAAGAAGTTGTATGGTGAA GTTGGTGCGTCTGTTGCTGTGGATGTTCTGAAGTTCAGGGAGTCGGACCTACGAGCTTACTTGCGTGTTTCGTCCAG CAACGTGGTCAGGCTTTGGAGTTCGCTGACCTTGACCTCCTGCTACAATGGAAGGCCGTGTTCCTTTCGGGTGTACAAG GTGTCTCCCAGCCTGGCCTCACTGAGTGTGTCAAGCTCGCACTACCAGCATGTACCTGCTGCAGAAGTGACTGCTGATGAATAA
- the Rpp14a gene encoding ribonuclease P/MRP subunit p14 a isoform X1, with the protein MQLPRAQRRLATVTMPLIPGRKKEAHVLKTTVLPRFEEPGEEVDATVFKFVILQALKKLYGEVGASVAVDVLKFRESDLRAYLRVSSSNVVRLWSSLTLTSCYNGRPCSFRVYKVSPSLASLSVSSSHYQHVPAAEVTADE; encoded by the exons ATGCAACTGCCAAGAGCTCAACGCCGGCTTGCAACTGTCACGATGCCGCTTATCCcgggcagaaaaaaagaagcgcatGTGCTGAAGACAACAGTATTACC CCGTTTCGAGGAGCCCGGTGAAGAAGTTGATGCGACAGTATTCAAGTTTGTGATTCTGCAAGCATTAAAGAAGTTGTATGGTGAA GTTGGTGCGTCTGTTGCTGTGGATGTTCTGAAGTTCAGGGAGTCGGACCTACGAGCTTACTTGCGTGTTTCGTCCAG CAACGTGGTCAGGCTTTGGAGTTCGCTGACCTTGACCTCCTGCTACAATGGAAGGCCGTGTTCCTTTCGGGTGTACAAG GTGTCTCCCAGCCTGGCCTCACTGAGTGTGTCAAGCTCGCACTACCAGCATGTACCTGCTGCAGAAGTGACTGCTGATGAATAA